The Collimonas fungivorans Ter331 genome has a segment encoding these proteins:
- a CDS encoding TonB-dependent receptor yields the protein MNRLNPIAAALVAVFAAPLSSHAQQTPSPKTDASPAVLQEVVVEGSRGDFNANATSLTKLPADLHDVPQSVVVVNKALMQSQGANSLADALRNVAGITLGGAEGGQIGNNINLNGFSARTDIYLDGFRDRGQYYRDTFAIDEVEVLMGPSSMLFGRGSTGGVINQVTKKANLHAATEVSASATTNGLVRTTADYNRPLSDTSALRLSAMAQSGKATTRDQTDVQDFGLAGSYVFGIGTPTEITLSALIQHNHDMPDYGLPPLNGHPAPVGRDTAYGLNSDHTDQDVAALNATVRHKITPDVVLRNQTQFNYVRTSAVETAPNTIGTVSAAGFTPLTPSAVSGLPLSSLYVRGQSHDRDIRDYSIFNQTELSAKLSTGSIKHELLAGFELGHDGYDNQGHYRNGSCNGKALNPTSTVAGYNDCVPLVNPGYSAAGSSVASQAGNRAGGSANTIAAYLNDTMTLSDQFKLVGGLRFDRYIASITNSLNTTNAPPAAKNTTLPSAQQTINFTSVRLGSIWQPSAEQSYYLSYGTSFNPSLEQLTGTTGQQNLDPEKNRSYELGGKWDLLNDKLSLNAAIFQIKKENARSQVSTGVYVLDGTVRVNGARAGAVGHITKDWQVALGYTYLDAKVIQSSALDGTLGKIPVNTPKNTLTSWSTYKVAPHWEIGGGATYMSERYANPTNTVQAGGYTRWDATVAYTQPKYDIRLNLFNLANKMYYDALIQSDGGRSVPGSGRTAMLSLNYRM from the coding sequence ATGAACCGCCTCAACCCGATTGCCGCTGCGCTGGTCGCAGTGTTCGCCGCTCCCCTGTCCTCGCACGCTCAGCAAACCCCTAGCCCCAAAACAGATGCCAGCCCTGCCGTGCTGCAGGAAGTCGTGGTGGAAGGCAGCCGCGGCGATTTCAACGCCAATGCCACTTCCCTCACCAAGTTGCCGGCCGACCTGCATGACGTGCCGCAATCGGTGGTTGTGGTGAACAAGGCGCTGATGCAGTCGCAAGGGGCGAACTCGCTCGCCGATGCCCTGCGCAATGTGGCCGGCATCACCCTGGGCGGCGCCGAAGGCGGCCAGATCGGCAACAACATCAATCTGAATGGCTTTTCGGCGCGCACCGACATCTACCTGGACGGCTTCCGCGACCGCGGCCAGTACTACCGCGACACTTTCGCCATCGATGAAGTCGAAGTGCTGATGGGACCGTCGTCGATGCTGTTCGGGCGCGGCTCCACCGGCGGCGTGATCAACCAGGTGACCAAGAAAGCCAACCTGCATGCCGCGACCGAAGTCTCGGCATCGGCCACCACCAACGGCCTGGTGCGCACCACGGCAGACTACAACCGTCCGTTGTCGGATACCTCGGCATTGCGCCTGTCGGCCATGGCGCAAAGCGGCAAGGCCACTACGCGCGACCAGACCGACGTGCAGGATTTCGGCCTGGCCGGTTCCTACGTATTCGGCATCGGCACCCCGACCGAAATCACCTTGTCGGCTCTGATCCAGCACAACCATGACATGCCCGACTACGGCCTGCCGCCGCTCAACGGCCATCCGGCGCCGGTCGGCCGCGATACCGCCTACGGCCTCAACAGCGACCATACCGACCAAGATGTAGCAGCGCTGAATGCTACCGTGCGCCACAAGATCACGCCTGACGTCGTGCTGCGCAACCAGACGCAATTCAATTACGTGCGCACCAGCGCGGTCGAAACCGCGCCTAACACCATCGGCACGGTTTCCGCCGCCGGCTTTACGCCGCTGACGCCATCGGCAGTCAGCGGGCTGCCACTAAGCAGCCTGTACGTCCGCGGCCAGAGCCATGACCGCGACATCCGCGACTATTCGATTTTCAACCAGACCGAACTGTCGGCCAAACTCAGCACCGGAAGCATCAAGCATGAATTGCTGGCCGGCTTCGAGCTCGGCCATGACGGCTACGATAACCAGGGCCACTACCGCAACGGCAGCTGCAACGGCAAAGCCTTGAATCCGACCTCGACGGTCGCCGGTTATAACGACTGCGTGCCGCTGGTCAATCCAGGCTACAGCGCGGCCGGCAGCAGCGTCGCCAGCCAGGCTGGCAACCGCGCCGGCGGCTCAGCCAACACCATCGCCGCCTATCTCAACGACACCATGACGCTCAGCGACCAATTCAAGCTGGTCGGCGGCCTGCGCTTCGACAGATACATCGCCAGCATCACCAACTCGCTGAACACGACCAATGCCCCTCCTGCTGCCAAGAACACTACCCTGCCTTCAGCCCAGCAGACCATCAATTTCACCAGCGTGCGCCTGGGCAGCATCTGGCAGCCAAGCGCGGAGCAGTCGTACTACCTGTCCTACGGCACTTCCTTCAATCCGTCGCTGGAACAGCTGACCGGCACCACCGGCCAGCAAAACCTCGATCCTGAAAAGAATCGCTCCTACGAACTGGGCGGCAAGTGGGACCTGCTCAACGACAAGCTGTCGCTCAACGCCGCCATTTTCCAGATCAAGAAGGAAAATGCACGCAGCCAGGTCAGCACCGGCGTCTATGTGCTGGACGGCACAGTCAGGGTCAACGGCGCGCGCGCCGGCGCCGTCGGCCATATCACCAAGGACTGGCAGGTCGCACTCGGTTATACCTACCTGGACGCCAAGGTAATCCAGTCTTCCGCCCTCGACGGCACGCTGGGCAAGATCCCGGTCAACACGCCGAAGAATACGCTGACCAGCTGGTCCACCTACAAGGTCGCGCCGCACTGGGAAATCGGCGGCGGCGCCACTTACATGTCGGAACGCTACGCCAATCCCACCAACACCGTGCAGGCCGGCGGCTATACGCGCTGGGATGCAACGGTGGCGTATACGCAACCGAAATACGATATCCGCCTGAATCTGTTCAACCTGGCCAACAAGATGTATTACGATGCGCTGATCCAGTCCGACGGCGGACGTTCGGTGCCAGGCAGCGGCCGCACCGCAATGCTGTCGCTCAACTATCGCATGTAA
- the adh gene encoding aldehyde dehydrogenase, whose product MNLADISKLATRNPFKQRYDNFIGGKFVAPVKGEYFENVSPVIGKTFCEIARSGAEDIELALDAAHAAKAAWGKTSPAERANILNKIADRMEANLELLAIAETIDNGKPIRETTAADIPLAIDHFRYFAACIRAQEGSVATIDDQTYAYHFHEPLGVVGQIIPWNFPILMAVWKLAPALAAGNCVVLKPAEQTPASIMVWIELVQDLLPPGVLNIVNGFGLEAGKPLASSKRIAKIAFTGETTTGRLIMQYASQNIIPVTLELGGKSPNVFFADVMDQDDAFFDKCLEGFAMFALNQGEVCTCPSRALIQESIYDRFMERALKRVKAIKQGNPLDSATMIGAQASQEQLEKILSYIDIGKQEGAKLLTGGVRKQLGGDFDAGYYVEPTVFEGNNKMRIFQEEIFGPVLSVTTFKDEEEALALANDTLYGLGAGLWTRDGSRAFRMGRGIQAGRVWTNCYHLYPAHAAFGGYKQSGIGRENHKMMLDHYQQTKNLLVSYSPNALGFF is encoded by the coding sequence ATGAATCTCGCAGACATCAGCAAGCTAGCCACCCGCAATCCATTCAAGCAACGTTACGACAATTTCATCGGCGGCAAGTTCGTGGCGCCGGTCAAGGGCGAATATTTCGAAAACGTCAGCCCGGTCATCGGCAAGACTTTCTGTGAAATCGCCCGTTCCGGCGCCGAGGACATCGAACTGGCGCTGGACGCGGCGCACGCCGCCAAAGCCGCCTGGGGCAAGACCTCGCCGGCGGAACGCGCCAACATCCTGAACAAGATCGCCGACCGCATGGAAGCCAACCTGGAATTGCTGGCGATTGCCGAAACCATAGACAACGGCAAGCCGATACGCGAAACCACGGCCGCCGACATCCCGCTGGCGATCGACCATTTCCGTTATTTCGCCGCCTGCATCCGGGCTCAGGAAGGTTCGGTCGCCACCATCGACGACCAGACCTATGCCTATCACTTCCACGAGCCGCTGGGTGTGGTGGGCCAGATCATCCCATGGAATTTCCCGATCCTGATGGCGGTCTGGAAACTGGCGCCGGCGCTGGCCGCCGGCAATTGTGTGGTGCTGAAGCCGGCCGAGCAGACGCCGGCCTCGATCATGGTCTGGATCGAGCTGGTGCAAGACCTGCTGCCGCCCGGCGTGCTCAACATTGTCAACGGCTTCGGCCTGGAAGCCGGCAAGCCGCTGGCCTCCAGCAAGCGCATCGCCAAGATCGCCTTCACCGGCGAAACCACCACCGGCCGCCTGATCATGCAGTATGCTTCGCAAAACATCATCCCGGTGACGCTGGAGCTGGGCGGCAAATCGCCGAATGTATTCTTCGCCGACGTGATGGACCAGGACGACGCGTTTTTCGACAAGTGCCTGGAAGGTTTCGCCATGTTCGCCTTGAATCAGGGTGAAGTCTGCACCTGCCCGTCGCGCGCGCTGATCCAGGAATCGATCTACGACCGTTTCATGGAGCGTGCGCTGAAACGGGTCAAGGCCATCAAGCAAGGCAATCCGCTCGACAGCGCCACCATGATCGGCGCCCAGGCTTCGCAGGAGCAACTGGAAAAAATCCTGTCCTACATCGACATCGGCAAGCAGGAAGGCGCCAAGCTGCTCACCGGCGGCGTGCGCAAGCAGCTGGGCGGCGATTTCGATGCCGGCTACTACGTCGAACCGACAGTCTTCGAAGGCAACAACAAGATGCGCATCTTCCAGGAAGAAATCTTCGGCCCGGTGCTGTCCGTCACCACCTTCAAGGATGAAGAAGAAGCGCTGGCGCTGGCCAACGACACCTTGTACGGCCTCGGCGCAGGCTTGTGGACCCGCGACGGTTCGCGCGCCTTCCGCATGGGACGCGGAATCCAGGCCGGCCGGGTATGGACCAATTGCTACCACCTGTATCCGGCCCATGCCGCATTCGGCGGCTACAAGCAGTCCGGCATAGGCCGCGAAAACCACAAGATGATGCTGGATCATTACCAGCAAACCAAGAACCTGCTAGTCAGCTACAGCCCGAACGCACTGGGCTTTTTCTAA
- the eutC gene encoding ethanolamine ammonia-lyase subunit EutC, translating into MSDSNPTVVDNPWQALRQFTAARIALGRSGVSLPTSAQLEFQLAHARARDAVHLALDTQALRQALNNNGDICITLSSAAETRDIYLQRPDLGRRLDTVSRSALTEQPRSASRRYDLAIVIADGLSALAIEQNALPFLDALKQRLAPENWTLAPLAIVRQGRVAIGDEVGELLGAKAVVVLIGERPGLSSPDSMGLYLTWAPRVGLTDESRNCISNVRPAGLSYAEAAYKLHYLLTQARQRQLSGVQLKDETASEHGELQQPERNFLLEER; encoded by the coding sequence ATGAGCGATTCGAACCCCACCGTAGTCGACAATCCCTGGCAGGCGCTGCGCCAGTTCACCGCCGCCCGCATCGCCCTCGGGCGCAGCGGCGTCAGCCTGCCTACCTCGGCGCAGCTGGAGTTCCAGCTGGCCCATGCGAGAGCGCGGGATGCAGTGCATCTGGCGCTCGACACGCAAGCATTGAGGCAGGCGTTGAACAATAACGGCGATATCTGCATCACCCTGTCCAGCGCGGCGGAAACCCGCGATATCTATCTGCAGCGCCCCGACCTCGGACGCCGCCTCGATACCGTCTCGCGCAGTGCGCTGACAGAGCAGCCGCGCAGCGCCTCGCGCCGTTACGACCTGGCTATCGTTATCGCTGACGGCTTGTCTGCGCTCGCCATTGAACAGAACGCCCTGCCTTTCCTGGACGCCCTCAAGCAAAGGCTGGCGCCGGAAAACTGGACGCTGGCGCCGCTGGCCATCGTGCGCCAGGGACGAGTCGCCATCGGCGATGAAGTCGGCGAGCTGCTGGGCGCCAAGGCCGTGGTGGTGCTGATCGGCGAACGCCCCGGCCTGAGTTCGCCGGACAGCATGGGCTTGTACCTGACCTGGGCGCCGCGCGTCGGCCTGACCGATGAAAGCCGCAACTGCATCTCCAACGTCAGGCCGGCCGGCTTGTCGTATGCGGAAGCAGCTTACAAGCTGCACTACCTGCTGACGCAGGCGCGCCAGCGGCAATTGTCCGGCGTGCAGCTGAAAGACGAAACCGCAAGCGAACACGGCGAACTGCAACAGCCCGAGCGAAATTTCCTGCTGGAAGAGCGCTAG
- a CDS encoding alpha/beta fold hydrolase — MKLSRSEFLSLRGLRYHVRHWGLAGAPKIFMMHGWMDVSASFQFVVDCLQRDWHVIAPDWRGFGLTEGPPVESYWFPDYLADLDAILQHYSADAPVNLLGHSMGGYAVGLYAGTRPRRIKALINLEGFGGEHLSAELAPARYAKWLDQLIEAAALLSYPDLAAVAARLQKTNPRLSDQRAAFLAQHWSRQNDLGRWEILADPAHKIINPVLPRVEEMLACWRATTAPVLCVEAEFTNMWQWMGGQDVMRSEIDSRIAVLPHARTAVIANAGHMLHHDQPQALAALIEQFLLS; from the coding sequence ATGAAACTATCCCGTTCAGAATTCCTTTCCTTGCGCGGCTTGCGCTATCACGTACGCCATTGGGGCCTCGCCGGCGCCCCGAAAATCTTCATGATGCACGGCTGGATGGACGTATCGGCCTCGTTCCAGTTCGTGGTCGATTGCCTGCAGCGCGACTGGCATGTGATCGCGCCGGACTGGCGCGGCTTCGGCCTGACCGAAGGGCCGCCGGTGGAGAGCTACTGGTTTCCCGATTACCTGGCCGACCTCGACGCCATCTTGCAGCATTATTCCGCCGACGCGCCGGTCAACCTGCTCGGCCACAGCATGGGCGGTTATGCCGTGGGCCTATACGCCGGCACGCGGCCGCGGCGGATCAAGGCGCTGATCAACCTGGAAGGTTTCGGCGGCGAGCACCTGTCGGCCGAATTGGCGCCGGCGCGTTACGCCAAATGGCTGGACCAGCTGATTGAAGCGGCTGCCTTGCTGAGTTATCCGGACCTGGCGGCGGTGGCGGCGCGCCTGCAGAAAACCAATCCGCGCCTGAGCGACCAGCGGGCGGCGTTCCTGGCCCAGCACTGGTCGCGCCAGAACGACCTGGGACGCTGGGAAATCCTGGCCGATCCTGCGCACAAGATCATCAATCCGGTGCTGCCGAGGGTGGAGGAAATGCTGGCCTGCTGGCGCGCCACCACGGCGCCGGTGTTATGCGTCGAGGCGGAATTTACCAATATGTGGCAGTGGATGGGCGGCCAGGATGTCATGCGCAGCGAGATCGACAGCCGCATCGCCGTGCTGCCGCACGCCAGGACCGCGGTTATCGCCAATGCCGGGCACATGCTGCACCACGACCAGCCGCAGGCGCTGGCGGCATTGATTGAACAGTTCCTGCTCTCGTAG
- the eat gene encoding ethanolamine permease: MNAKTGSGASAAPALKQTLGTIQLWGIAVGLVISGEYFGWSYGWASAGTLGFTVTALFIAAMYTAFIFSFTELTTSIPHAGGPFAYSKKAFGPLGGYFAGAATLIEFVFAPPAIALAIGAYLNVQFPSLDPKTAAVGAYVVFMALNIVGVQIAAMFELCVTLLAIFELLVFMGVVSPGFSMAHFTKGGWSGQDSFSLASIPGMFAAIPFAIWFFLAIEGVAMAAEEAKDPKRSIPIAYITGIITLVLLAIGVMVFAGGAGDWTKLANINDPLPQAMKLIVGEHSSWLHMLVWLGLFGLIASFHGIILGYSRQIFALARDGYLPGYFAKIHPRFKTPHRAILAGGVIGIAAIYSDQLITLGGQTLTANIVTMSVFGAITMYIISMLSLFRLRRSAPAMERPFRAPFYPWFPAFALVGACVCMATMIYYNALIFGIFAAFLACGYAVFLMTKNSRGTEQSAYDVA, encoded by the coding sequence ATGAATGCAAAAACCGGCTCAGGCGCTAGCGCAGCCCCCGCCTTGAAACAGACCCTGGGCACGATACAGCTGTGGGGGATCGCCGTCGGCCTGGTGATTTCCGGTGAATATTTCGGCTGGAGCTACGGCTGGGCTTCGGCCGGCACACTCGGCTTTACCGTGACGGCGCTGTTCATTGCCGCCATGTACACCGCATTCATCTTCAGCTTCACCGAACTGACCACCTCCATCCCGCATGCCGGCGGCCCGTTCGCCTACAGCAAAAAAGCCTTCGGGCCGCTGGGCGGCTATTTTGCCGGCGCCGCCACCCTGATCGAGTTCGTGTTTGCGCCGCCGGCGATTGCGCTGGCGATCGGCGCCTATCTCAACGTCCAGTTTCCTTCGCTCGATCCGAAGACCGCGGCGGTCGGCGCCTACGTGGTGTTCATGGCGCTCAATATCGTCGGCGTGCAGATCGCCGCCATGTTTGAACTGTGCGTGACCTTGCTGGCGATCTTCGAACTGCTGGTGTTCATGGGCGTGGTTTCGCCCGGATTTTCGATGGCGCATTTCACCAAGGGCGGCTGGTCCGGCCAGGACAGTTTCAGCCTCGCTTCCATCCCCGGCATGTTTGCCGCCATCCCGTTCGCCATCTGGTTCTTCCTGGCGATCGAAGGCGTGGCGATGGCCGCCGAAGAAGCCAAGGATCCGAAACGCTCGATCCCGATCGCCTACATCACCGGCATCATCACCCTGGTGCTGCTGGCCATCGGCGTGATGGTGTTTGCCGGCGGCGCCGGCGACTGGACCAAGCTGGCCAACATCAACGATCCGCTGCCGCAGGCGATGAAACTGATCGTCGGCGAACACAGCAGCTGGCTGCACATGCTGGTCTGGCTTGGCTTGTTCGGCCTGATCGCATCGTTCCACGGCATCATCCTCGGTTATTCGCGGCAAATATTTGCGCTGGCGCGCGACGGCTACCTGCCTGGCTATTTCGCCAAGATCCATCCGCGCTTCAAGACCCCGCACCGGGCGATCCTGGCCGGCGGCGTGATCGGCATCGCCGCCATCTATAGCGACCAGCTGATCACGCTCGGCGGCCAGACCCTGACCGCCAACATCGTCACCATGTCGGTGTTCGGCGCCATCACCATGTACATCATCAGCATGCTGAGCCTGTTCCGCCTGCGCCGCAGCGCGCCCGCCATGGAGCGGCCGTTCCGCGCCCCCTTCTATCCATGGTTTCCGGCGTTTGCACTGGTCGGCGCCTGCGTCTGCATGGCCACCATGATTTATTACAATGCGCTGATCTTCGGTATCTTCGCCGCCTTCCTGGCTTGCGGCTACGCAGTATTCCTGATGACGAAAAACAGCCGCGGCACCGAGCAAAGCGCCTATGATGTTGCGTAG
- a CDS encoding patatin-like phospholipase family protein produces MQNKIMTLALQGGGSHGAFTWGALDRLLEDPRIEIEGISGASAGAMNAVAMSYGLAIGGRDGARQALADFWDSVSTRDLYSFMRPDALSEAGIASQATSSALLKHMFSVTRMFSPYQLNPFDLNPLRDILGKQIDFERLRAEGKVKLFIAATQVSTGRLRIFRNDDLTQDALLASACLPSMHHAVEIDGEAYWDGGLTANPPIFPLLHLCNSPDVLAVLLHPFRRPLTPTGTDEIGQRLSEISFSSTFFTELGGLALAKRETEADPKARGKMHDRLKELRIHVIDSDALMSQLSSASKLNTKASFIHALRDAGRARAELWLTEKFSGADLQSNFDLDQFLA; encoded by the coding sequence ATGCAAAACAAGATAATGACTTTGGCTCTGCAGGGCGGCGGTTCTCATGGGGCGTTCACCTGGGGCGCCCTGGATCGGCTGCTGGAAGATCCCCGGATCGAGATCGAAGGTATCAGCGGCGCCAGCGCCGGCGCCATGAACGCGGTGGCGATGAGCTACGGCCTGGCGATCGGCGGCCGCGACGGCGCGCGCCAGGCGCTGGCCGATTTCTGGGATAGCGTCAGCACCCGCGATCTCTACAGTTTCATGCGGCCGGATGCGTTGAGCGAAGCCGGCATCGCGTCGCAGGCGACTTCCTCGGCGCTGCTCAAGCACATGTTTTCCGTGACCAGGATGTTTTCGCCGTACCAGCTCAATCCGTTTGACCTCAATCCCTTGCGCGACATCCTCGGCAAACAGATCGACTTCGAACGTTTGCGGGCAGAAGGCAAGGTCAAGCTGTTCATCGCCGCCACCCAGGTCAGCACCGGCCGCCTGCGCATCTTCCGCAATGACGATTTGACGCAGGACGCCTTGCTGGCGTCGGCCTGCCTGCCGTCGATGCACCACGCGGTGGAGATTGACGGCGAGGCCTATTGGGACGGCGGGCTGACCGCCAATCCGCCGATTTTCCCGCTGCTGCACCTGTGCAACTCGCCCGATGTGCTGGCGGTGCTGCTGCACCCGTTCCGCCGGCCGCTGACGCCTACCGGCACCGACGAGATCGGCCAGCGCCTGAGCGAGATCAGTTTCAGCTCGACCTTCTTTACCGAGCTGGGCGGGCTGGCGCTGGCCAAGCGCGAAACCGAAGCCGATCCCAAGGCGCGCGGCAAAATGCACGACCGGCTCAAGGAACTGCGCATCCATGTGATCGATTCGGATGCCTTGATGAGTCAGCTGAGCTCGGCCAGCAAACTGAACACCAAAGCCTCTTTCATCCATGCCTTGCGCGACGCCGGCAGGGCGCGCGCGGAACTCTGGCTGACCGAGAAATTTTCCGGCGCCGATCTGCAATCGAATTTCGACCTCGACCAATTCCTGGCCTGA
- the dkgB gene encoding 2,5-didehydrogluconate reductase DkgB: MTTSIPNIGLGTFRLQGQVVIDSVRTGIEVGYRHIDTAQIYGNEAEVGQAIADSGIARDQLFVTTKIWIDNLAPGKLIPSLKESLRKLRLEQLDLTLIHWPSPKDEIPVADYMAALAEAKAAGLTRLTGVSNFTNAQLAQAIAAVGAAEIATQQVEIHPFLQNRKVVEFARSQGIHVTAYMPLAYGKVMLEPVIVRIAERHRVNPAQIALAWALQQGFAVIPSSTKRANLENNLKLQGIVLTAEDMAQIATLERNERLANPEGLAPAWD; the protein is encoded by the coding sequence ATGACTACCAGCATCCCTAACATCGGCCTCGGCACCTTCCGTCTGCAAGGCCAGGTCGTGATCGATTCGGTCCGCACCGGCATCGAAGTCGGTTACCGCCATATCGATACCGCGCAGATCTACGGCAACGAAGCCGAAGTCGGCCAGGCGATCGCCGACAGCGGCATCGCCCGCGACCAACTGTTCGTCACCACCAAGATCTGGATCGACAACCTGGCGCCCGGCAAGCTGATTCCGAGCCTGAAGGAAAGCCTGCGCAAGCTGCGCCTGGAACAGCTGGACCTGACCCTGATCCACTGGCCATCGCCCAAGGATGAGATCCCGGTGGCGGACTATATGGCGGCCCTGGCCGAAGCCAAGGCGGCAGGCCTGACCAGGCTGACCGGCGTCTCCAATTTCACCAATGCGCAGCTGGCCCAAGCCATCGCAGCCGTCGGCGCCGCCGAGATCGCGACCCAGCAGGTCGAGATCCATCCGTTCCTGCAGAACCGCAAGGTGGTGGAGTTTGCCCGCAGCCAGGGCATCCATGTCACCGCTTACATGCCGCTGGCCTACGGCAAGGTCATGCTAGAGCCGGTGATTGTTCGCATCGCTGAGCGCCATCGGGTCAATCCGGCGCAGATAGCCTTGGCCTGGGCGCTGCAGCAAGGCTTTGCCGTGATTCCGTCTTCCACCAAACGCGCCAACCTGGAAAACAACCTGAAGCTGCAAGGCATCGTGCTGACGGCGGAAGACATGGCGCAGATCGCCACCCTGGAGCGCAACGAACGTCTGGCCAATCCGGAAGGCTTGGCTCCGGCCTGGGATTAA
- a CDS encoding ethanolamine ammonia-lyase subunit EutB, whose amino-acid sequence MAKATPPRSGDYLAGLAAGSAEERVAAQMRLSELPLATFLDDLLVPYEQDEISRLIVDDHDAGAFAAIRHLTVGDFRNWLLSDQVDETVLAEVAAGITPEMAAAVSKIMRIQDLILVGKKCRVVTRFRNTIGLPHSLSTRLQPNHPTDDATGIAASILDGLLYGSGDAVIGINPATDNVPQVIKIVSMLNDIIDRYQIPTQSCVLTHVTNTIQAINRGAPVDLVFQSIAGTEAANQSFGISLKLLAEAHDAALSLQRGTVGNNVMYFETGQGSALSANAHHGVDQQTCEARAYAVARKFKPLLVNSVVGFIGPEYLYDGKQIIRAGLEDHFCAKLLGLPMGCDVCYTNHAEADQNDMDILLTLLGAAGCTFVMGIPGSDDIMLNYQTTSFHDALYARRVLGLKPAPEFEAWLKAMKIFTEDSYVKLGDQLPPAFQQALLRLS is encoded by the coding sequence ATGGCCAAGGCTACCCCGCCGCGTTCCGGCGACTACCTGGCAGGGCTGGCCGCCGGCAGCGCGGAAGAAAGGGTGGCGGCCCAGATGCGGTTGTCTGAGCTGCCGCTGGCTACCTTCCTGGACGACCTGCTGGTGCCCTACGAACAGGATGAAATCAGTCGCCTGATCGTCGACGACCACGACGCCGGCGCTTTTGCCGCCATCAGGCATTTGACGGTGGGCGATTTCCGCAACTGGCTGCTGAGCGACCAGGTTGACGAAACCGTACTGGCGGAGGTCGCCGCCGGCATTACCCCCGAGATGGCGGCCGCGGTATCCAAGATCATGCGTATCCAGGACCTGATCCTGGTCGGAAAAAAATGCCGGGTGGTGACGCGCTTCCGCAACACCATCGGCCTGCCACACAGCCTGTCGACGCGCCTGCAGCCGAACCACCCGACCGACGACGCCACCGGCATCGCCGCCAGCATCCTCGACGGCCTGCTGTACGGCAGCGGCGATGCGGTCATCGGCATCAATCCTGCCACCGACAATGTGCCGCAGGTGATCAAGATCGTCAGCATGCTTAACGACATCATCGACCGCTACCAGATTCCTACCCAATCCTGCGTGCTGACCCACGTCACCAACACCATACAAGCGATCAACCGCGGCGCGCCGGTGGACCTGGTGTTCCAGTCGATTGCCGGCACCGAAGCCGCCAACCAGAGTTTCGGCATCAGCCTCAAGCTGCTGGCCGAAGCGCACGATGCGGCGCTGTCGCTGCAGCGCGGCACCGTCGGCAACAACGTCATGTATTTCGAAACCGGCCAAGGCAGCGCACTGTCGGCCAATGCCCATCACGGCGTCGACCAGCAGACCTGCGAAGCACGCGCCTATGCCGTGGCGCGCAAGTTCAAGCCGCTGCTGGTCAATTCCGTGGTCGGCTTCATCGGCCCCGAATACCTGTACGACGGCAAGCAGATCATCCGCGCCGGCCTGGAAGACCATTTCTGCGCCAAGCTGCTCGGCCTGCCCATGGGCTGCGATGTCTGCTACACCAACCACGCCGAAGCCGACCAGAACGACATGGACATTCTGCTGACCCTGCTCGGCGCCGCCGGCTGCACCTTTGTCATGGGCATCCCGGGATCGGACGACATCATGCTCAACTACCAGACCACCTCTTTCCATGACGCGCTCTACGCGCGGCGTGTGCTGGGCCTGAAACCGGCGCCGGAATTCGAGGCATGGCTGAAGGCCATGAAAATCTTTACCGAAGACAGCTACGTCAAGCTGGGCGACCAGCTGCCGCCGGCATTCCAGCAGGCGCTGCTGCGCCTTTCCTGA
- a CDS encoding DUF779 domain-containing protein: protein MPAIPARVSVTRAALEFLQQLRQKHGPLMFFQSGGCCDGSSPMCYAIGDFQVGDADVYLGDLDGAPFYIGADQFEYWKHTQLIIDVVPGNGGMFSVDNGSGRRFLSRSRLFSDDEYALLAVAPLLLGKQE, encoded by the coding sequence ATGCCCGCCATCCCCGCCCGCGTCAGCGTCACCCGCGCCGCACTCGAATTCCTGCAGCAGCTCCGGCAAAAACATGGCCCGCTCATGTTCTTTCAATCCGGCGGCTGCTGCGACGGCAGTTCGCCCATGTGCTACGCCATCGGCGATTTCCAGGTCGGCGATGCCGATGTCTATCTGGGCGACCTGGACGGCGCGCCGTTTTATATCGGCGCCGACCAGTTCGAATACTGGAAACACACCCAGCTGATCATCGACGTGGTGCCAGGCAACGGCGGCATGTTTTCTGTCGACAACGGCAGCGGGCGGCGCTTCCTGAGCCGTTCGCGCCTGTTCAGCGATGACGAATATGCGCTGCTGGCCGTGGCCCCGCTATTGCTGGGAAAACAAGAATAA